One genomic window of Nocardioides daphniae includes the following:
- the pepN gene encoding aminopeptidase N yields MPGTNLTRDEAATRAALLDVTSYTVELDLTTGEKTFGSTTTLEFSATTPGASTFADLVDATVHEITLNGRSLDPAEVYVDSRITLDDLAETNTLVVKADCTYSHTGEGLHRFVDPVDDRVYLYSQFEVPDARRVFTTFEQPDLKSVFTFTVTAPDHWKVISNSATPVPEAAGGGKAVWRFAPTERMSTYITAVVAGEYHEVLDTYEGKHGTIPLGHYCRQSLVEFLDRDNLVETTKKSFEFFEEKFDFPYPFGKYDQLYVPEYNMGAMENAGCVTIRDEYLPRSRQPRSFYEFRTSIITHEMAHMWFGNLVTMQWWDDLWLNESFAEWACYWCEAEATEFTDAWTGFANARKQTGYRADQLPSTHPVAADNVDLHAVEVNFDMITYAKGASVLKQLVAWVGLDPFLAGLRQYFKDHAFGNATFDDLLAALETASGRELKGWAKEWLQTAGVNTLRPEFTLADDGTYASFSVLQSAAPEQPTLRRHRLGIGLYDLNDAGALVRREYVEVDVEGAETALAELVGKAQPDLLLLNDEDHAYAKIRLDERSQATAVAHLSDLEDSLARALVWGAAWDMTRDAEMAATDFVRLVLANIGSETDSWGVTRIPASAALAVASYSDPAGRAALKKEWEEGLHQLLLDAEPGSDHQLTFARQYAAAARSEEGLDQLVGLLDGSVTIEGLAVDQDLRWLLVGALAAGGRFTDAEIDAELERDSTIAGKEAAAAARVAQPTADAKAAGWAAILDPQTPNETSREMVLSIFRHGQDEVVAPYLEKYLDAAETLVDVLGFHKASVVLEYGFPKALASQETVDRVDAWLAGSKAPVQALRYVQEGRADVARALAAQARDAQA; encoded by the coding sequence TGGACCCGGCAGAGGTCTACGTCGACAGCCGCATCACGCTCGACGACCTCGCCGAGACCAACACGCTCGTCGTGAAGGCCGACTGCACCTACTCGCACACCGGTGAGGGCCTGCACCGCTTCGTCGACCCGGTCGACGACCGCGTCTACCTCTACAGCCAGTTCGAGGTGCCGGACGCGCGTCGCGTCTTCACCACCTTCGAGCAGCCGGACCTCAAGTCCGTCTTCACCTTCACGGTCACCGCCCCCGACCACTGGAAGGTCATCTCCAACTCGGCGACGCCGGTGCCGGAGGCGGCAGGCGGCGGGAAGGCCGTGTGGCGCTTCGCCCCGACCGAGCGGATGTCGACCTACATCACCGCCGTCGTGGCCGGCGAGTACCACGAGGTGCTCGACACCTACGAGGGCAAGCACGGCACGATCCCGCTGGGCCACTACTGCCGCCAGTCGCTGGTGGAGTTCCTCGACCGCGACAACCTGGTCGAGACGACCAAGAAGTCGTTCGAGTTCTTCGAGGAGAAGTTCGACTTCCCCTACCCCTTCGGCAAGTACGACCAGCTCTACGTGCCGGAGTACAACATGGGCGCGATGGAGAACGCGGGCTGCGTCACCATCCGCGACGAGTACCTCCCCCGCTCGCGCCAGCCGCGCTCGTTCTACGAGTTCCGCACCTCGATCATCACCCACGAGATGGCCCACATGTGGTTCGGCAACCTCGTGACGATGCAGTGGTGGGACGACCTCTGGCTCAACGAGTCGTTCGCCGAGTGGGCCTGCTACTGGTGCGAGGCCGAGGCCACCGAGTTCACCGACGCCTGGACCGGCTTCGCCAACGCCCGCAAGCAGACCGGCTACCGCGCCGACCAGCTGCCCTCGACCCACCCCGTCGCGGCCGACAACGTCGACCTGCACGCGGTCGAGGTGAACTTCGACATGATCACCTACGCCAAGGGCGCGTCGGTGCTGAAGCAGCTCGTCGCCTGGGTCGGCCTCGACCCGTTCCTGGCCGGCCTGCGCCAGTACTTCAAGGACCACGCCTTCGGCAACGCCACGTTCGACGACCTGCTCGCCGCGCTGGAGACCGCGTCCGGCCGTGAGCTCAAGGGCTGGGCGAAGGAGTGGCTGCAGACCGCCGGCGTCAACACGCTGCGTCCGGAGTTCACGCTCGCCGACGACGGGACGTACGCCTCGTTCTCCGTGCTGCAGAGCGCGGCGCCCGAGCAGCCCACGCTGCGCCGGCACCGCCTCGGCATCGGCCTGTACGACCTCAACGACGCCGGCGCGCTGGTGCGCCGGGAGTACGTCGAGGTCGACGTCGAGGGGGCCGAGACCGCCCTGGCGGAGCTGGTCGGCAAGGCCCAGCCCGACCTGCTGCTGCTCAACGACGAGGACCACGCCTACGCGAAGATCCGCCTCGACGAGCGTTCGCAGGCCACCGCCGTCGCCCACCTCTCGGACCTCGAGGACTCGCTGGCCCGTGCCCTGGTGTGGGGTGCGGCCTGGGACATGACCCGCGACGCCGAGATGGCGGCCACCGACTTCGTGCGTCTGGTGCTGGCCAACATCGGCTCCGAGACCGACTCGTGGGGCGTCACCCGCATCCCCGCGTCGGCCGCGCTGGCCGTGGCCTCCTACTCCGACCCGGCCGGCCGTGCCGCGCTGAAGAAGGAGTGGGAGGAGGGGCTGCACCAGCTGCTGCTCGACGCCGAGCCCGGCAGCGACCACCAGCTCACCTTCGCCCGCCAGTACGCCGCCGCCGCGCGCTCCGAGGAGGGCCTCGACCAGCTCGTCGGCCTCCTCGACGGCTCGGTCACCATCGAGGGGCTCGCGGTCGACCAGGACCTGCGCTGGCTGCTCGTCGGCGCACTGGCCGCCGGTGGTCGCTTCACCGACGCCGAGATCGACGCCGAGCTCGAGCGCGACAGCACGATCGCGGGCAAGGAGGCCGCCGCGGCCGCCCGTGTCGCCCAACCCACCGCGGACGCCAAGGCCGCAGGCTGGGCCGCGATCCTCGACCCGCAGACGCCCAACGAGACGTCGCGCGAGATGGTCCTGTCGATCTTCCGGCACGGTCAGGACGAGGTCGTCGCGCCCTACCTCGAGAAGTACCTCGACGCGGCGGAGACGCTCGTCGACGTGCTGGGCTTCCACAAGGCCTCGGTCGTGCTGGAGTACGGCTTCCCCAAGGCGCTCGCCTCGCAGGAGACCGTCGACCGGGTCGACGCCTGGCTCGCCGGGTCGAAGGCGCCCGTGCAGGCCCTGCGCTACGTGCAGGAGGGTCGCGCCGACGTCGCCCGCGCGCTCGCTGCGCAGGCCCGCGACGCCCAGGCCTGA
- a CDS encoding mechanosensitive ion channel family protein, with protein sequence MSVLSTAKSPADSVAESPCTDAQAVCEVMLKATGNEGLSAATQVGVTITLLVLLALVARWFLHRMVDRIVRSAETPMVPTRLIRNGVLGRSAEQSPSDLAATTRRVQRAKTIGSLLKSVITGVLLAVGVTMALSELGLNIAPVLASAGILGLALGFGAQTLVKDFLSGIFMIFEDQYGVGDVIRINDVQGTVEAVTLRVTRLRDGNGTVWYVRNGEILRVGNMSQNWARAVLDVEVSHEADLTRTREVLLDVAREMWRDDEFTGRIIEEPEVPGVEQISVDGVTVRVSVKTAPMEQWPVARALRERIKSRFDAEGIVVPHTRYVDDPVDPVGTEAVPAE encoded by the coding sequence ATGTCTGTCCTGAGCACCGCGAAGAGCCCCGCCGACAGCGTCGCCGAATCGCCCTGCACGGACGCGCAGGCCGTGTGCGAGGTGATGCTGAAGGCCACCGGCAACGAAGGCCTCTCGGCCGCCACCCAGGTCGGGGTCACCATCACCCTGCTGGTCCTCCTGGCGCTGGTGGCGCGCTGGTTCCTGCACCGCATGGTCGACCGCATCGTGCGCTCGGCCGAGACCCCGATGGTCCCGACCCGGCTGATCCGCAACGGGGTGCTGGGGCGCAGCGCCGAGCAGTCGCCCAGCGACCTCGCTGCGACCACCCGCAGGGTCCAGCGGGCCAAGACCATCGGGAGCCTGCTCAAGTCGGTGATCACCGGCGTACTCCTGGCGGTGGGCGTCACCATGGCGCTCAGCGAGCTGGGGCTCAACATCGCGCCGGTCCTGGCCAGCGCCGGAATCCTCGGCCTGGCGCTGGGCTTCGGCGCCCAGACGCTGGTGAAGGACTTCCTCTCCGGCATCTTCATGATCTTCGAGGACCAGTACGGCGTCGGCGACGTGATCAGGATCAACGACGTCCAGGGCACCGTCGAGGCGGTCACCCTGCGCGTGACGCGACTGCGCGACGGCAACGGCACGGTCTGGTACGTCCGCAACGGCGAGATCCTGCGCGTGGGCAACATGAGCCAGAACTGGGCGCGCGCCGTGCTCGACGTCGAGGTCTCCCACGAGGCCGACCTCACGCGTACGCGGGAGGTGCTGCTCGACGTGGCCCGCGAGATGTGGCGCGACGACGAGTTCACCGGCCGGATCATCGAGGAGCCCGAGGTCCCGGGCGTCGAGCAGATCTCGGTCGACGGCGTCACCGTGCGCGTCTCGGTCAAGACCGCCCCGATGGAGCAGTGGCCGGTGGCCCGTGCCCTGCGCGAGCGGATCAAGTCCCGCTTCGACGCCGAGGGCATCGTCGTGCCCCACACCCGCTACGTCGACGACCCGGTCGATCCCGTCGGCACGGAGGCCGTGCCGGCGGAGTGA
- a CDS encoding DUF5130 family protein: MARGDLTASERAELDKVIRAAEQASRVEFSVFRGVSDGDPKAFARSLHAALSAPDRSVLVMVDPLARVVEVVTGAEVRRTLTDAEAHLAVMAMQTAFAEGDEVGGLKRGINLLAEHARAPQSNHTS; this comes from the coding sequence GTGGCACGTGGTGATCTGACCGCCAGCGAGCGGGCCGAGCTCGACAAGGTCATCCGCGCCGCGGAGCAGGCCAGTCGCGTCGAGTTCTCGGTCTTCCGCGGCGTCAGCGACGGTGACCCGAAGGCGTTCGCCCGGTCGCTGCACGCCGCGCTGTCCGCACCGGACCGCAGCGTGCTGGTGATGGTCGACCCGCTCGCCCGCGTGGTCGAGGTCGTGACCGGCGCCGAGGTGCGCCGCACGCTCACCGACGCCGAGGCCCACCTGGCCGTGATGGCCATGCAGACCGCGTTCGCCGAGGGTGACGAGGTCGGTGGCCTCAAGCGCGGCATCAACCTGCTGGCCGAGCACGCCCGCGCCCCGCAGTCGAACCACACGAGCTAG